The stretch of DNA CTCGGCCAATCGGGGCTTCTTCAAGCCCGGTTCTCTCGATCTATCGAAGGATCTACGCGTTTCCATTACGATACCAGACAAGACCAAtattaaaaccctaaccctaatccaCTATTTATATTCAGTACATCGTACTAacccaacaagaaaaaaaaaaatacatccagTGAATTCCTGTCAATTCGATACTCCTGCTACGTGGAGTTCATCTATATCTAATAAATCGAGAAAacgaaaacaagagaaaaaccatAGCCTAAATTGTACAAGCCAAAaggaaaaatcaaattaaagatAGATATTAAAACCCTAGTAATGAATTCTGACACATATTCatgaatttgaggaagagaattGGAGCTTTTGAGAGAGGAGCTTAGGATTTGGGTGCGCTAGCAGGAAATGTGTGAGATAGACATACACGGGCTAGAAGCTCGGGTTGGGACGGCGGGTATTCATGGATCGCGAAAAGGAGGCGTTTTTTTATGATCGTTAACCTTCATATTGGTGTGGGTTTCGATGTCACGGAAAAAAGAGGTGGGTTGTGGTGGGCTGGCTTCGGCGTTTATTGTCGACCTTTTAACGTGAGCTGTTTCGGCCCACTTGTAGACACTTTGGACACTACCACGGCAGGGATTGGCTTTAGGCTTTAGATACGAGGTATTACATAAaagtcacattaatttattaatttatttttataatgtacCTCTCACTAAATCATCCAATTTGAGGAGGGATGTGTTCCAACATATCcttcatcctcttcttcatTCTCTGGAACATTGTAAATAAACACGATCttgatctatttatttatataatttgtatcgGTGATTACTGTAAGATGAGTTTTAcagttattaatttatatttttgtcaaCTTCGGGCCAACCCTATATTATTTAAAgggttgtttggaaatagaGATGGTCTCGtctcatttccttctcaaacatcactcaaatacaaagactttttaatttcaaatttttatcttcttcagCTAACCATGTTACCCGTTTGGGGTGGGTGGAATTGTGGTGTACGATGGGCAACATAAGCATGAGTGTCAACATAAGCATCAGTGCTCACCGATTCCAGTAACAGATGGTTCTGTTGTCCAATTGCTGGCCTCAATGCTGCGTAAAAAGAATGCGACTTCGGATTTTACTTGGAATAGATGCCGGAGAAGTTTCCATGCCAAGCATACGTTAAATGTCGAATGCTGGCTTCTCCCAGTCCCAACGGGGAGTTCAATATCGAATCTTTTGAACTGCATTTATcacatatatatcataaaacCCACGTGCTGTTGCACGAATTTATATTACGCCTTAGCATGCACATGTACGTACAGATAGAAAAGTAAAGATCAGTCTCTGCCTAAATCCTTTTAGACACAGCCGGCGCCATTGGTGGTCTGTTCTGGCATTTAGTTACTTGCCAAAAGAAGCGCGATGAGTAAGCAAATGGCAGGTGCCCCTTCACACGGACTAGCATGCCATCAAACCCACAAAGATTACATCATAAATACGGTAGTAAGGCATCGAAGGTTAGACATCAATCTATATACAGTAAATAGATGATGGTGAAGAGCTCATACTTAGAAATATACAGCCCTGCCTGCGCAATCACCCAACAGTTTCCTCACTCCTCCGTCCTGCAGATTGGCCGATCCAAACTTGCTAATTCAGTAAGCGATGCTTCAAAGAGTATTACAGAAGCTGTATGAATTATATGCAAATGCAAGTAAGTTAGCTTACAGAGCCCCCATGAGGCAATCACATTCAAGTTTGATTTTGAGGTCCACCAACAGTAATGGATCTTCCACATACATTCCGGTCATGGATATACCAAGAAATCAGTAGAGCTTAAGCACCCTGCAAAACAGACTTGCCCAAGAAGCCTATTCATGACACTTTTAATCGAGTttcatgaaaagagaaaaaatatgagCACGGAAATGTACAAATTATGGTCAACTTTGTGTTTTCCAATAATTCACATCCACAATAAATTGCAGGCTTTTGAGGTATTTATTTCACAGTAAGGGCCTCTCTCCAGGCTAGACAGCTTCAAAATCCTGTCCAGTCAAAGCACAACGGACTGAGCAGAAAAACAGACTCCTCACTACCATTATTTCTGCGTAGCTTGTTTCACTCCTTTCAGAAAGTAAATGATATAGTCAAAGCTGCTGAATATATCTAGATTTTAAGAATAAAACGTCCTTGCATTCAACTAAATGCTAGGTTTGTAGAACCAAAAAGTGTCTCCAGTGAACTATAGTCATGAAGATGGATTTACAAAGCCCGACACCAGGCATCAGCCAAGCTCTATGATCATCCCGGTTTGTAATAGTGAGCAGCTCAGTATGCAATGAGAGGACAgatggagtttttttttaatcttccaACAAGAATGAAccattttatgaataaaacatCTTACCTGAACCATACAATGCTAGAATGAGCATTACAGAATATGAAACCAAGCCCTGGGAAGCATGATACTCAATCCAAACGTTCACAAACCTGCATTGTTCATTACTTGAAATGTATTTGTCAGCAAGAAAACCCTGCATTAGTAATACAACTCATAAGATAGCATAATCAACTTGATGGTAGAAATAAATAGACAGActatctgaaaaaaaaatgaatagcaatataagaaaaattaaatttattgagGTGGAAGCTGAAAatcaagagagaaaaaatgaacACTGCAATTAATTGAATATATTTGTCAATAATTTGTCCTATGTTTATCTGTTCAACTAAATGAACTCAGATCCACAAGGGCAGCACGTGCAGAAGCAAATGAAGCCTCATGGATCCCTATTTTCAGGTATATCATCTTTGGGCTTGTGATCTCGACTCTCAGGCTCATTAGAGGGGGATTCGTCAATAGTCCATTTATCAATGCCCGAACCTTCTATCTCTTGCAGGAAGCCTAAATCCCAGATATCTGTTAATCCACCAGTCACTTCCAAATCAGTAACTTCATAGTTGATTGGATTTCCCCACAATTCATTGCTAGGCACAGACATACCGGTACATGCATCAAAACCCATGCTCCATATATCCTCTTTTTTAACAATACTTTCAATCCCTGGTGACAACTCAGATATCATCTTCTCCTTCGTTATTTCTTCTGGGAAAGATACAAAATATTCTGGATTAGCTTCTTCTTGTGAGCTTTTGCTATTCTCGCCTTTCAGGTCTTGATTCCCCAACCTTGATGACCCTTCTCCCACCTGCTTGAGGGTTTTGTTAAATCCCTGCAGTACTGGTAGATCTTCTGGCATTACCAATTCATCTGATCCAAATGGTATGCTTTCAACACCTAATCCCGCTTGTTCTATCATAGCAACCATATCTTGTGAGAGAGAATCCTGAGACTTTCCAGCAGGAACTGGATTTAAATCTTGGGCTACAGAAGGTGTAATGAGGTGTCTCCAGTCTGGTTGGTACTTCACAGTCCGCCCTTCCATGGAAGAATCCGATTTACCCATTTCATATTGATGCTGCTTCACAAACTTCCTCCTCACTCGTGAAGAACCTATTTCTCCCTTTACCTTCTGCTGTTGAAGCCGGGCTAAGAATGCTGGGTTTTGCACTAACTTCGCCAAGAAAGAAACCATTTGCTTCTGTCTTTGCTCTGCAGTCTGGAGCCTCTGGTTGACTGCTTCCATATGGTGAATGGTCccttgctgctgctgctgcaattCAACAACCTCCTGCATCAACCTACCCTTCTCCTTTCTCAACTTCTGTATCTCACCTTCCGGAACAGGCCTCCCAGCTTCAGTAGAAGGCTGAATATAGACCCCAATCTGTTGGGACTGAGGTGATTTGCGCCTCTGAATGTTCTTCAACAGATGTTTCTTCCCTCGCTGGAAAGCTTCATTGGCAAACTCCCACCTGTCAGTATCAATCTTGCGGAACCCCTGAATACAGTAaccaaattgatttttaaaatgaatgaggAAGACATAGAAGTCcagaaaataacagaaaattttgATGATTAACACTGTAATACAGTAGTTCATCACACAACAAAATCTGAAGCTGTCAATTTTCATGGGTAGAAGATGCCGAATTGCTTTATAATATAATctgtaaaatcataaaatcaacTTCCCTTAACACAAAAAAGATGGGTCAGATGATAATGTGCAGTATCTTGACTAACTTGGACAGAAACAAATGGGTGCAATAAACCTGAAATTCTACCTGCAGAAGAAGAACACCCCACTCTGGTACACACGAGGGGAAGATGTTCTTTGTTGGCGGAATGAAGATTAGAGCATGCCGCCCCTTAGCCCTAATGAGCCGATGAAGGAATAACCTTTACTAAGACCTTCAGGCTTCACCATATTAAGTTTcataaaaagataattaaagtCTACATGAACACGATCCTTAGAAAGTACACCTcaagataacatttttcttagaTAATTCCACCGGTACACAAACTCCAAACAGTAGAGTAAACTAATCTAAATCAGAAAATATCAATCGGAGATCACAAGAATACCGCATCTTCATCATTTCAACGGTACAAAGTACAaacaataagataaataatttaaatgcaagacattataaattatacaacaGAAACTAGTTCAATCCAAAATCCGATACAACGAATTAAGAACTAACAAATGTACAGCAGCAGATCCTCCATAGATAGGAAAGCCCACACATTTAAAAGGCgattatttacaaatttgaaTCCAGTTACTCACCTAATTACAGAGTAAACATCAGCTAAAAGAacaacaaaatactaaaaacaaagaagagaaaaatacaatCGAAAACAGTAGGAAACAGAAAACAGGTAAAAACATTTTACATACAGATCACACCAACCATTACAGGCGGTGTTACCGTAATACCCACATAAGTATTAAGCTGGCGAACAAAACTCGAGAAATTGTTGTGCTTGAAATTCAGAGGAAGGACCAGTCTCGCAAAGTCCACCGGATCCCACACCACGAAACTCTCTCCGCTGACGCCCCATGATATGATCGGGTCGAGCGCCGGGTCTTCCACGAGGTCGAACGTCTTCGACAGAAATGGCGGTGTAGGATTGCCCTGTAAGCACTCGAGCGGCTGAGGCACGCCGATATTCTCCgcgcctcctcctcctccagtACTCGACGGTACCGTTCGGGGTATTTCGCAGAAAGAAGGCAATGGGCTTATGGTTGAGGAGGCTTCGAATTCCGTCGGGGGAGGAGATGCCGAGGACCCAATGTTCTCCATGAAAAAACCAGCTTCGGCATCCATAAAGAAAGACCCAGGCAAAAGTGGTTGCGACGTTGTTTCGGGTGGTAGAGGAGAGATTCCAGGAGTTTCAGATTCCGGTTGGGCTGAAGAAGACGAGGATGCACCAACGGAAGCTTTACCCGTGGATTTAACGGGATCTCTGGGTGGAGATTGATATGGTCCAGAGAGAGTATGTTTTGTGTGTTAAGGGATGAGAAATTGTGTAGTCGGCGAGAGAATGAGAAATGAGGGTTGTAGAAGGGTTTATAAGGGGAGTGGGGGGATTATACCGAAAGGGTGGTACATAAAAAATCTTGAGTCGAAAGGCGGTGGAGGTTGGCCTCTGCTTCTTCGTCTTCTAGTTCTACGGCTATGGTTGTGTCGTTGGTCTTTCCGGGCCATTGATTTTTGCTTccagttgagagagagagagagagagagagagagagcgcaccGACCTTTTGAGGGAGCTGGGAAGGTTTCCTGGCAGTTACGCTCGTTGAAAGGTCGTTCCCGTGTGGACATCTGATGGCAATAGACAGTTGGAACCTGGGGCCCAGACCTCCACAGATATTTTGTCACtgtttcggttttttttttctgcggCTGTGTAGGGCGGTTTTACTGTTGAGAGTCAGAACTGAAAATGCTTAGGGACGAAGCGAACTCAGTGGCCAATGGGAAGAGAGCTGAGAGTCCATTTGAGATTCGGGACTCACACAACGGTGTTGCACTTGCCCAGGACCAACcaatcattaaaaagaaaaaagtcagCATATTGATTGCCCGCACTTGACCCACGCCGTCGAGGTAAGAAATAGAGATTCTGTGGTCGTGATCAGATCTTCcagattttctctctttttttattattttttaaatgtct from Juglans regia cultivar Chandler chromosome 4, Walnut 2.0, whole genome shotgun sequence encodes:
- the LOC109005155 gene encoding heat stress transcription factor A-2e-like; this encodes MDAEAGFFMENIGSSASPPPTEFEASSTISPLPSFCEIPRTVPSSTGGGGGAENIGVPQPLECLQGNPTPPFLSKTFDLVEDPALDPIISWGVSGESFVVWDPVDFARLVLPLNFKHNNFSSFVRQLNTYGFRKIDTDRWEFANEAFQRGKKHLLKNIQRRKSPQSQQIGVYIQPSTEAGRPVPEGEIQKLRKEKGRLMQEVVELQQQQQGTIHHMEAVNQRLQTAEQRQKQMVSFLAKLVQNPAFLARLQQQKVKGEIGSSRVRRKFVKQHQYEMGKSDSSMEGRTVKYQPDWRHLITPSVAQDLNPVPAGKSQDSLSQDMVAMIEQAGLGVESIPFGSDELVMPEDLPVLQGFNKTLKQVGEGSSRLGNQDLKGENSKSSQEEANPEYFVSFPEEITKEKMISELSPGIESIVKKEDIWSMGFDACTGMSVPSNELWGNPINYEVTDLEVTGGLTDIWDLGFLQEIEGSGIDKWTIDESPSNEPESRDHKPKDDIPENRDP